ATTAAGTTAGTATTACTTGCCTTAAAAAAGTAAAATTTCGCCATAAAATGATTTTTTAATCTATGCCATCCAATTAGATTAAAAATTATACTCTCTTCAGAAAAAGCTACTTTTTCCTAGGGCCTGTTAAATATGCCTCTAAGAACAGGGTTAGTATGTTATTGCAAATTGTTATTACATTGGGGTGATCCTTTCCATATAGGCGGTAGGCAAGTTGTAAAGCTTTGCTGATATGCTCAAATGCTTTTTCTAGCTTACCTTGTTTTTGGTATACTCTTCCTAAATTATTATAATAAATTACCGCCGTAGGATGATTGTCTCCAAAAAGCTTTAGGCTAATGGCAAAAGCTTTGCTGATATAATCTGCTGCCTTACCTAAATCGCCTTGCTCTTGGTAGATCTGTCCTAGGTTATTATAATCTTTTGCCACGTTAGGATGATTTTCACCAAAAAACTTAAGGTCAATAGCAAGCGCTTTGCTGCTATACTCTTCTGCCTTGCCTAAATTGCCTCGGGCAATGACAAGGGCTTTGTTGCTATGCTCTACCGTCCTGTCTAAATTTCCTTGAGCTTGATAGATTGCTCCTAGGTTATTATAATCTCTTGCCACGTTGGGATGATTTTCACCAAAAAGCTTAAGATCGATAGCAAGCGCTTTGTTGCTATACTCTGCCGCCTTGTCTAAATTGCCTTGGGCTTGGTAGATTTGCCCTAGGTTGTTGTAACATATTGCTACATTGGGATGATTTTCTCCAAAAAGCTTAAGGTCAATAGCAAGGGCTTTGTGATTATAGTCTGCCGCCTTATTTAAATTGCCTTGAGCTTGATAGATTTGCCCTAGGTTATTATAATCTCTTGCCACGTTAGGATGATTTTCACCAAAAAGCTTAAGGTCAATAGCAAGCGCTTTGCTGCTATACTCTTCTGCCTTGCCTAAATTGCCTCGGGCAATGACAAGGGCTTTGTTGCTATTCTCTACCGTCCTGTCTAAATTACCTTGAGCTTGATAGATTGCTCCTAGGTTATTATAATCTCTTGCCACGTTGGGATGATTTTCTCCAAAAAGCTTAAGATCGATAGCAAGGGCTTTGTTACTATACTCTGACGCCTTATCTAAATTACCTTGAGCTTGATAGATTGCTCCTAGGTTATTATAATCTCTTGCCACCTTGGGATGATTTTCACCAAAAAGCTTAAGATCGATAGCAAGTGCTTTGTTACTATTTTCTGCCGCCTTGTCTAAATTGCCTTGGGCTTGGTAGATTTGCCCTAGGTTGTCGTAACGTATTGCTACATTGGGATGATTTTCTCCAAAAAGCTTAAGGTCAATAGCAAGGGCTTTGTTGCTATGCTCTACCGTCCTGTCTAAATTGCCTTGAGCTTGATAGATTGCTCCTAGGTTATTATAATCTCTTGCCTCGGTAGGATGATTTTCACCAAAAAGCTTGAGATCGATAGCAAGTGCTTTATTACTATACTCTGCCGCCTTGTCTAAATTGCCTTGGGCTTGGTAGATTTGCCCTAGGTTGTTGTAAAGTATTGCTACATTGGGATGATTTTCACCAAAAAGATTAAGGTCAATAAGAAGGGCTTTGTGATTATAGTCTGCCGCCTTATTTAAATTGCCTTGAGCTTGATAGATTTGCCCTAGGTTATTATAATCTCTTGCCACGGTTAGATGATTTTCACCAAAAAGCTTAAGATCGATAGCAAGCGCTTTGTTGCTATACTCTGCCGCCTTGTCTAAATTGCCTTGCTCGTGACAGGCTTGTCCTAGGGTGTTGTAATCTCTTGCCACTGCGTAATGATTCTCACCATAAAGTTTAAGGTCTATAGCAAGCGCTTTATTGATATACTTTACTGCCTTGCCTAAATTACCCTGGCTTTTAAATATTGCTCCTAGGCTGTTGTAGACGCTTGCAAGTGAGAGGTGATTTTCTCCAAACAACTTATAGGTAATGTTAAGTGCTTGGCGTAGATATTCTTCGGCTTGCTCTAATTTACCCTGATCTTGATACATTATCCCTAAGTTGCTGTAATTAGTTGCTACCTTAGGGTAATTTTCACCAAAAAGCTTAACATTAATAGCAAGGGCTTTTTCTCTATACGCTGCCGAATTTTCTAAATTTCCTTTGCTTTGGTAAATCGATCCTAGATTGCTATAATAAGCTGCTATATTAGAATGATTTTCGCCAAAAAGCTTAAGATCGATAGCAAGCGCTTTATTAGTATACTCTAGGGCTTGCTCTAAATCGCTCTGGTATGCATAGATTTGCCCTAGGTTGTTATAATCTCTCGCCACATTGAAATGTTTTTCTCCATGCAGCTTAAGATTAATGGAAAGTGCTTTTTTGACATACTCAGCAGCCTCTTTCAAATAGCCTTGATCTTTGTAAAGTAGTCCTAAATTACTATAATCAATTGCGACCCTGGGATGATGTTCTCCAAAAAGCTCAAGATGAATAGCCAACGCTTTTTTGCTATATTCGGCAGCCTTGCTTAAATTGCCTTGGGCTTGGTAGATTAATCCTAAGTTACCGTAATCAATTGCTATCATTGGATATTTTCGTGCTTCATACAGCTCAATGTTAATAGCAAGCGATTTGCTAGTGTACTCTGCCGCCTTATCTAAATTGCCTTGCTCTTTGTAGATTAGTCCCAGGTTGTTATAATCTCTTGCTATCACGCTATGATCTTCTTTAAATAGCCTAAGATCAATAGCAAGCGCTTTTTCTCCATACTCTGCCGCTTTATCTAACTTGCCTTGGGCTTTGTAGATTTGTCCTAGGTTATTATAATCTCCTGCCACCCAGAGATGATTTTCTCCAAACAACTTAAGGTTAATAACAAGCGATTTGTTGGTATACTCTGCCGCCTTGTCTAAATAGCCTTGTTCCTTGTAAATAGCTCCAAGGATGCATAAGGCATGCGAATTTTGGGGATTCACTTCTATTGCTCTACGATACCACTTTTCTGCTTTTAAATATTGAAAAAGCCTTAAGGCTATCTCCCCTTTTGTATTTATGGAGTTATCGTCCAAATCAGAAGATCTAAGTATCTCTTCATTACCCACTAAAAATTCTTTGATGGCTTGATAGAAAGGAATAAAGATGCGGTAGATTTTTTTTATTTCTTTTAAGGCTTTACGATCTAAAGCAAACTGCTCTTTAATAAGATCTGGATCCTCAAATCCAAAGTGCTTAAGGAGAGGATTCATCATCTCCTTTTGCGCCTGATAATGAGAATAGATTTTAAGACGCATGAATAATGCCAGGCTCATCCAGTCCTTCAATTTTTCAGCGGCTATTTGGGTTAAAATTCCTAATTTCTTTAGCTTATTAATCCTACTAAAAGTATCGGAAACTTCTACTTTTTTAAGAAGGGCTAATCGGTCCAACGCTAAATGGGGAAACCGATAGAAATCTTTTTTTACTTGAAAAAGCATTCCATCTCTGCCTAAATCACCCATTCCCGGGTTAAAAGTTTCCATATCATCTGGAATAAGGTGCTGCTTAGCTAAATACTGGCGCAGATCGAGGCTATATTGATAAGACATATCAAGCGCTTCTTGAATTTTCTCATCATAGGCTGTAGTTAATTTAAGATTACCTAGCAAATGAGTAAAGTTTAGTAATTCCATAGGAAGATGAGGCTCTTTTTCATGCCACCAATGGCCTTTTTCATTTTTGCCCACATATTGGGCCATTTGTTCAGGAGTTTGGATAAGCTCGAATGTCTTACCATTGCCTAAAGGAGTTTTACAGCCTTTCCCCTCTACTCCTGCCCCATCAAAGGCAAAGCCTCGTGGCGTCATGCCATCAAAAAAATTGATGGCTTTTAAGCAAGGAATATTTAAAGCAGGAAGAATGGTTTCTCCTAAGTTGATAACTTGCAAGTGAAGGAGGATTGTAAAACACTTAAAATATTCTCTATTTCCTAAAGTATCTTCTTCTATAAGAATACCAAATTCTAGGTCTGAATAAGGAGTCATCTCTTCTCTAGCTAGGGAGCCAAAACCTATCATGGCATAATCACATGGAGCAGACCCTAAATTGTCAAAAACTTGTATAGCAAGCTGCCTAAAGAAAATTTTTATCTGGCAAGCTATCTCAGCATAAAGCTTTCTTACTTCTTGAGAAGAAGGAGTTTCGGGTAGCCTTTGAATTTTCTCCTCTATTTCTTCTCTGAATTTTTTCAATACCTTACGATTGTTTTCAAATTGTTTTTCTACTACCACCGTCTCAAAAGGTTTGCCTTTACATTGTTTAACAAGAAGATTTTGAACTTCGGAAAGTCTATCTTTAAGAACTTTTTGCCGCTCTTGAGGGGCTTTGTGTAAGGCATAATTGTAAAGCCCTGCCGCTTGCAAAAGCGTTTCTGACGTCTCTTTTCTTAAATAAATATCACCTAGTCTTTCTATACAAAAGCTTTCTTGAATAAGGTCTTTCTCTTCAACAGCACGTTTTAAAGCTTGCGTGTAGGCTTCTTCTGCTTCTTTTATCTGCTCGTCAGATAAAAGCTTCTTACTACCCGATGTCTCTAGGGGGCTTTTTAATGCATTTATAGGTAAAGAATTAGAAAGAAAAGCAGTAGAAGAGCTTTTCGAATCTAAGAAAAGAGGGAGGTCTTGCTTTAAATGCTTCTGCGCATAAGCAAAGTGGCCCCCTAAGTCCACGATAAAAATGTATTCTTTAAGTCTTTCTTTTTGAGGGATAGTTTTCCATTCCTGCGATCTATTCTCTTCAGATAAGCCTTGTTTTGAGAAGATCAGCCTATCATGTATACCGCAAACCAACTTCTCTTCATTAATTGTTACTAGCCTAATAGGAATAGATAAGGCCGAGGCTAATAGATCACCTTCCCCTAAGCCACTTACCCAAGTAGCTTTTCTTTTTATTTCTTCGGCTCTTTCGCTGTCGGTGTGTTTAATAATATCAGCGAGCACTTGCCTTAAATAAGAAATTTTATCTTCACAGTCGTCTAATAAAGGAATTTTTCTAGAAAGACAAGCATAGCTTCCTAAAAAAGCGCTAAAGAAGCAGTCTCCATCACTAGCCACACCTTTTAATTCAACGCCTTCTTCTTTTAGATAAGCAGCGGCAGCCTTTACTTTTGCTTTTATGGAATCACTAATGATAGTCGTAGAGTCTTGCCATAAAAATTTAGCAATTTGAGCTTTATTCCACTTGCAAGAAGAAAGATCTATAGGTTGTAACTTATCACCAGGTTGCTCTTCTTGTTGCGAACCAACTTCAAAGCTTGCTGAATAAAGCTTTTTCCATAAGCTGGTTTGTTCAACTAATCGCTTCCATTCTTTGCAGACTAATCTTGCCTGACATAGGCCTTGGCATGCCAGTTTTTCGAAGATCTCTAAGCTAATCTCGGTATAGGGGCCTAGTTTTCGATCCTGTGTTCTGTTTTCTATTTCCTGAAATGCAGGAAATGTAAAAGAGCTAGTGGATAAATTGTCTAGATTCATTCGTCTATCCATTTTTTTAGCTTTACTTGTATTTCAATGCGCGTATAGCGTTATACGCTCTTCTTCCTAAGTATGGCTCACTTGCTTATACAAACAAAAAATTAATGGTTTTTTCTAATTTCCTTCTATCTCATATTCAGAGCTTTTTAAGCAAAATTTCTTTCTATCTCACTAACATCCTGAACAAAAGTTTAATAATCCTGGCTTAATCGCCGTTATGCTGTCTTATCGGTTCAGTGGTTCTACATACCTTTCCGCGGCTTATCGTGCCCAAGCAGGTGCCAAGTTTTCTACATAATACTAGCTGGGGCATTGCATAGCTTGTTTACTGGCAAGCTGTTATCTTCCCCATCTCCCTATTCATATTCAACTTCAAACGATTTGCTATACATTGCTGGGCCGGCTCTTAGTTTTTATGCCTGCCTCTTGTGCACTAAGTTAATTTTTGGTAGGCAATATGCTTATTATCTTTTGCAAATGAGGATGGGTAAGCAGGCCTATGGGCAATCCTTTCCTCTTGAATTACTAAGGTGAGTTTTATGTAAAAAACATTAAAATTCATTTTAAGCTAGCAGATTATCCCACCCAAATGCTTAAGTTATCAATCAGCTTAGAATACCTCTAAAAAAGCTTTTACATTTTTTCCAAGCTTATTCATGCATAAGGGCAAGATAATCTTATCGTTAAAATCCCTCTTAATTTTCTTGAGTATAATTCATTGATTTTCTCTTATTGTTTACTTCACTAAGGGAGAAGGATTTCTTTCACGGGAAAAGCGTTGGTGCCAGTAAGGATAGGAGGGCATCCTTTCACTCACCTTGTCAAGCTTGGCCACTTGCTCTTGCGTCAAATTCCATCCTATGCTTCCTAAATTTTGCTTAAGCTGTTCTTCGTTGCGTGCTCCTAACACGATGTTAGCGACTGTAGGACGCTGTAATAGCCAATTGATGGCCACTTGAGGAACAGTTTTTTCAGTTTCTTGTGCCACTTCCTCTAAAACATCGAGAACATCGTATAAGAATTCATCGTCAACTTGAGGTCCTCCTATATCACCCCCAGATTTAAGCCTTCCTTCTGGTAAGGGCTTGCCACGACGAATTTTCCCTGTAAGCCTTCCCCATCCTAAAGGGCTCCAAGCCATTAAACCGATGCCCTGATCTAAGCCTAGCGGCATAAGCTCTTCTTCATAATCGCGTCCTATTAAAGAGTAATAACCTTGATAAACGACGTAACGAGCTAAGCCATATTTTTCAGAAACGGCTAAAGACTTCATCACATGCCATCCGGAGAAGTTAGAACAGCCAATGTAGCGCACCTTACCGCTTTGAATTAAATGATCTAAAGCTCCTAAAGTCTCTTCCACAGGAGTGAGCGCATCAAAGGCATGCATGAAATAGATATCAATATGATCTGTGCCTAGCCTTTTTAAGCTAGCCTCACAAGCTTTTATAAGATGGAAACGGGAAGACCCTTGGTCATTAGGCCCCTCACCCATTTGGAAGGTGGCTTTAGTAGAAATTAATACCTTTTCTCTTTTACCCTTTAAAGCCTGGCCTAAAATTTCCTCGGATCTGCCTTGCGAGTAAACATCCGCCGTATCAAACAAATTAAGCCCTTTATCTAAGCAAAGTTCAACTAGCCTACTCGCTTCTTTTACATCTGTTTCACCCCAGGGCTTAAAAAATTCGTTAGAACCACCAAAGGTAGCTGTCCCAAAGCTTAATACTGGAACTTGAAGGCCCGACTTTCCTAATTGACGATACTCCATACTTAAACCCTCGTGATTTTTTGTTATTCTAGAACTTTAACCATTAAAAATAATTTTTTTGCACAATATTCTTCGTTTCTTCTTTAAGAAGAAAAGAGAAACTCTTAGCAAAAAGCAGGAAAACAAAAACTCTTTATCTTTGGATTAACCTACAAGATGTTCTTCATTCCTTAGTTAAGTGCCTACTTACTCCCTTCCTATCCAGCTTAATTTTGCATCTGCCTTTAGTCTTATTTAATGTAATTTTTTATAAAAATCTATAGATAACTTATAATCTTAAATATCTTTAGCCCTTAAGGTCGATGGTCTAACGCATTTGGATATACATTAAAAAGTCGGGTAAGATAAAATCAAAACATTTAACTTCTTATATTTAAAGCATGCAAGTTCCCTTTATCTCTTTTTTTGTATGGCTCTTAAAAGTATTACCTCCTCGCCACTACCTAAAACGCTCGAGCAGACCTCATTCTCGAAGGCATGTTTTACTTCTGGAAGTGCTTATCGCTTTTGCCCTTACCGGGTTGTGCATCTTTCCTTTAATCTACCCCCAAGTTGTCATCGCTAAATCCCAACGCGAATTTATCAAGAAGATAGAGCTTGATCGCGTAGTGACTTTGCTGTTTGCCCAAATTTATCAAGACTTATTTACTAATAAGATTAACTGGGCAGATATTGAAGAAAAAAAAAGTTTTTCCCTCTCTGCAGAAGATCTTAAAGCGCTTAATCAACAGCAAAGTCTGCCTTTTAAAGGCTCCTATCATTTCGAACCGATCATTCATAAACCTAAGAAAAACACTTCTCAGCAAAAGTCTACCGCCTATCTTATTCACCTTATTTTTAAATTTACTTCCGACCTTACGCCCAAAAATAAAATAAATGTTCAGCAACCCCTCGTTTATAAATATAAAATATTTATTTTGCGTGATCTTAGGGGTTCAAAATTAGCTCCTCAGGATTACAAACAACCTTTTCCCCTTCTATGAAACACAAAAAGAAATTTATGACCTTAATAGAGCTGATGGTTGCTATGGCATTGACCTCATTGCTCCTTACGCTGCTTTTACATTTTTATCGTGATATGGAGTGGTGGAATCAAGATATCAATAAATCTCAAGTTAAAGCTTTTCAGATATTTTATGTGCAAAATCGCCTTTCCGATATCCTTTCTCATGCGGTCTCTCCTCGTACAGAGGAAAAAGATTTTTTCTTTTATACTAGCCAGGATGTTAACGGCTTATTAAAGCCCAATAATCCTAGCTTAGTTTTTACCTACAATTTTGGACCTAACCGTGATCCCTTATTTGCCAATCATGTACTAGGACGTCTGTATGTAGATGTTGATGATAATCTACGTTTAGCCACGCTTCCTTCTCCCAAATTTTGGCCCTCCCTTGCCTCTTTGAGAATGAAAAATGAAATTTTGATGGAAGGTATAGAGTCTTTAGCTTTCAATTTTTATATTCCTCCCCCAAAAGAGCGTTCTTTAGTTGGCAATAAAGCACCTCAAGGAAGTTCTAATAAAGATAGCTATCCGTTAGCAGATATTCAGCCTGCAGACAGTTGGGAGCACTCGGAGTGGAAAAGCGAATATAACCAGTTACCTGCCATGATTAAAATTATCCTAAAAGCTAAAGAGAGAAAAGAGCCGATTACTTTGATCTATCCATTCCCTTTTTCTGATTTTACCATCATTTATAATAAATAAGATTTAAGGTTTACCCATGAATATCCTTATCTATGTCATGAGCCTTTTAATGATGCTTACTTTATTGACTTATGGACGTTTAGAAATCTATCGCAGCTTTGTAATTACTCAAAAAGAGCTGGAGCGTTACAGATCCATGATTGGTCATAGGGCTATCGATAACGGTGCTAAGCAATGGTATGCATGGACTACTTTTTCAAATAAAGAGAATAGCAAAAAAAATTCGGCTCCTAAAGAAGCAAGTCCCCTCATTAATCTCTATTGGTTAGTTCATCCAGAAGCTAAAAATTTTTATCCTCAAGTCGAAGCTACTTACCGCGAACTATTAAAAAGGATTATCCATCAAGTTTTTGGCGAGCAAGCAAATTTTAAGGAAGCCTTAAATAGCAATCCTCAACTGGTCGATGAACTTATTCAAGCAATTGAGGCCGCTGGCCATAAATTAGCGCTTGAAAATAACCCTATAAAAACCAAAAATGGCTTGGAAAACTTAGACTTAGGTCAGCCTTTTCTCCAAGATATTTACTATTCATTGCTTAAAGGATACAACTTGAGCTCATCTGTAAATCTAGGGAATAAGCATTTTAATCTGCCTGCCGAAAATATAAATACTCTGGATAGCAGCGAAAGTAGGAAATCTTTAGATGAAGGCTTTGAAGAATATAAATATAATGCCCATACAATTTCCTTATTGGACTTTGTTACGTTTAACTCTCAAAAGACTAAAATAAGAGTGTATTTAGCCCCTAAAGCTATCCTATTAGCCCTTTTCGGAGATCCCTCCACGGTGGAAGAAATCTTACAACAGCGCATCACTCTTTACTATCAGGTTAAAAAAGCTGAAGATAATCAGCTAGCCACCGAACAATTTAAACATGCCTTTGCAGCACGTGCTATTAATATACCAGAAACAATGCTAGATTTTACCGTAACAGCTACGGATCCGCGCCACTATAAGGTACCATGAATCTACCCGACATTTTACGACTAGCCCTCGAACATGAGGCCCGCACGTTAAAGGGAAATGCTTTACAACATGCTACGCAGGAACTGAGCGAACGTTATCGCAATGAGAAGCAACGTCAAAAAATTATGCAGAGCAAACAACGTTTTGTTAGCAGCCCCGAGCAACGTATAGCCTACCTACTTTCACGTATGCCAGCAACCTTTGAAGCTATAAGATACGTTTTAAATGAATTAAAAAAGCGTTATGAAGGAGTCTTAGGTTCTGTACTCGATGTAGGGGCAGGCCCAGGTACAGCTATGTGGGCTGTTTCTGAGCTATTTCCGCATGCTTGTAAAATCACTCTCCTTGAGCAGGATAACTTTTTAATTTCTTTAGGCAAAAAATTAGCTTTGCAAGCTAAGACTCCTTTATTCAGAGAGGCGCATTGGGTGGAGGGAGATGTTTTAAAACGAGATTGCTTTCCAGAAAGTGATCTAATCCTTGTATCTTATGCCATGGGAGAATGGCCTCAGCCAGTATGGGAAGAGATAATTAAAAAACTTTGGAAAAGTACTAGGCAAGCTTTGGTCATCATTGAGCCGGGCACCATGCTAGGATTTCAGGTGATCAGGCAAATACGCCAGCACCTCATCGGCTTACAGGCCCACATTTTAGCCCCCTGCCCCCACCAACATGCATGCCCCATGCCACCAAAAGATTGGTGCCACTTTAGCGTTCGCTTAGAAAGATCCTCTCTTCACAAGCAAGCCAAAGGTGCCCTTCTTGGCTATGAAGATGAAAAATTTTCTTACATCATTTGCACGAAAGCTGCTACCGCTTTGCCGGAGACACGTATTTTACGCCATCCTCACAAGCATTCGGGCCATCTAAGTTTTAAGCTCTGCACGCAAAACGATGGATTAACTGATAGAATAATTTCGCGACGCCATAGAGAGCTCTATAAAAAAGCCCGTAACTTAGAGTGGGGAGATAGTCTGTAACCTACATTCTAATATCTTTTTAAACAGCTTCCTCGGTGACTTTGGCATAACAATTAAATGTGCCATTAAAAATAATTTTAATTTATTAAAATCCTTCCCTTTATTTCATCTTATTAATAAATATTTAGCAATGGTTATATACTACAAACAATTACTTAGCCAACCTGCCGATTAAGTAGATAATTTTTTTTTCATTCTTACTTGAACAAAAACACAAATATTCATAGGCTGTGGAAAAAACTTTTGAAGAAAATTGGCATCTGCTATGGCAAAAAATTTCTCCTCACTTTGCAGCCTCTCTAATGATGAAGCACTTTATCACCTTTTAAAAAAAGAACATGATTATTATAAAGACATTTTAACTCTTACTCATTATGAACATGAAAAGTTAATTTCAAAACAGCCTCCTCAGGAAATGCACTCTCTTCTTAGTAAGAAAAAGGCTTTGGTAGCCTGTATACGCGACATCGAAAAAACCTTGACACCCCTTAAAAAGCATTGGATAAATAAATCTTCTCACGACCCTTCTTCTTTGCAAATTAACGAACTGCTGACTTCTTTATGTGATATTCTTAAAGAAATTTTACAGCTCGATCTTGTTAACCAAAAATTGCTAAAAAACCTTCTTTCGCAGCTCCCACAAGTAGAGATGGATGATAAAAAAATCTAAATTTGTTTTACAAAAATTTTTAATATAAAGTTGAGACAGCTATAACCCCTACTTAAATTCTAAGATAATAAACGTTAGTATAGCCTAGGAAAGGATTGGCTTTTTAAATTTTCCTTTCATTAGGGCTTTAGAAATACATAACAGGTATTAAACATACGTATAGTTTACACCTACTAATTTACCATTCCTTCTGCAAGCGCTTTATTTTAATAAAAAACATATAAAAGCAAGCGAAGAGCTAGATAGAGAACGAATTGTTAAATAACCCTTACAAAGCTTTTACAGGGAAGTTAATATGCCTATTGAAAAAGTACTTATCGTTGACGATGAAGCCTTGATAAGGGATTTTTTAGCTGAAACATTAAAAAGAAAATCTTTGGATGTCACGACTGCTGAGGACGGGCTTAAAGCTCTAGCTCTAGTCAAGGAACACCTGTTTGATATCGTTATTACCGATATGAAAATGCCCGATTTAACAGGAATCGACTTACTACAAAAAATTAAAGAAATTTCTCCCCAAACAATCATCATAGTGATAACCGCTTATGGAAGCATTGAAAACGCTGTGGAAGCCATGCGTTTGGGAGCCTACAATTATTTAATCAAACCTTTTTCTCCCGACACCCTAGAAGCAGTTTTACAAAAGGCTCGTGAGCATCTAACCCTTATCCACGAAAATCATTATCTTCGTCAGCAGGGACCAGGTAGCGCCTCCCAATCTCTAGTAATTGGAGACAGCATAGCTATAAAAAAAATCATGGAGGATGTGGTTCAGATTGCTAAAAGTAATGCTAGCGTATTTATCAATGGAGAGTCTGGTACTGGCAAAGAAGTGATTGCGCAAGCCATCCACTTCCATTCGCAACGCTCCCACAAATCCTTTATCAAGGTTAACTGTGCCGCCATTCCTGAAACTTTGGTAGAAGCCGAGTTTTTTGGCCATGAAAAAGGAGCTTTTACAGGAGCGAATGCCAAAAGATTAGGACGATTTGAGCTAGCTAATTCAGGTACTCTTTTACTTGATGAAGTAACAGAAATTCCTATAATTCTTCAGGCCAAGCTTTTGCGCGCTATTCAAGAACAAGAATTTGAGCGTATTGGGGGAACAAAAGCGGTTAAAGTGGATGTAAGGATCATCTCGACTTCTAATCGTGATATCAAGGAGGCTATCTTTCATAAACACCTGCGCGAAGATCTCTATTATCGCTTAAATGTCATCCCTATCCATTTGCCGCCTTTAAGGGAGAGAAGAGAGGATATCATTCCATTAGCCAGACATTTCCTGGAAAAGTTTTGCAATGAAAACCATAAAGAAAACAAACAACTTTCCTTAGAAGCAGAGAAAAAACTATTAGCTTATCCGTGGCCGGGTAATGTACGCGAACTTGCTAATATTATCGAACGAGCGGTGGTAATGGATAGCACTAACAAAGTTTTGCCTGATCACCTATTCATTGATCTTCAAGCAAGTTTTAAACCAGAAAAATCACAAGCAGAAAACAAAGAACTTCCTACAGGGCTTTCCTTACAAGAGCTTGAAAAGCGCTTAATTATTGAGACTTTCCATCAACAAGATAATAACCCTACCAAAACTGCTAAAATTCTAGGAATAAGCACGCGCAAGCTACGCAATAAGCTCCAAGAGTATAGCCTTTTAGAATTAGCCGAATAAGGGCAAGTTTTAGAACATCTTTAGAAAAAGCCTTTAGAGATTTTGTAAAAAAGCTGGGTCGTTTTTGGGCTTGTGCTTCCCCTCTTGTCTCCCGAAGAGATTAATATTTGGATAATTTTTCTATTATATCTTCTAAAAACCTATGAGCGCATAACCAGAAAAGAAATCAACCTTTTCCCAAGCTGCCCCCCCCCCTCCAACGAGCTTTTTATTGAGTAGAGGAGGACACGCTTAAAAAAGCTCACGTCTGCATACCTAACCCTCTAAAAGCTGTCTCTTTAGCTAATAAAATATTTTTATGGGATTAAGCGATTGCATAAAGAGGAGCGTAAAAGCGTCTTGCATAAAGAGTTGCCAAAAAGGGAATTACTTATTTAATTGGAATTTATTAACCGTTATCGATATAATTCGTTGTAGATCCTGCCTCACTCTTGAATTTTTTCCCTATTATTTTATTTGAATAAGGAGATATTTCTATCATGCAAGCTATTTTACTATCTTTACTAGCCGCCGGGGGTTCAGCCTCATCTAATCT
This genomic stretch from Neochlamydia sp. AcF84 harbors:
- a CDS encoding aldo/keto reductase; its protein translation is MEYRQLGKSGLQVPVLSFGTATFGGSNEFFKPWGETDVKEASRLVELCLDKGLNLFDTADVYSQGRSEEILGQALKGKREKVLISTKATFQMGEGPNDQGSSRFHLIKACEASLKRLGTDHIDIYFMHAFDALTPVEETLGALDHLIQSGKVRYIGCSNFSGWHVMKSLAVSEKYGLARYVVYQGYYSLIGRDYEEELMPLGLDQGIGLMAWSPLGWGRLTGKIRRGKPLPEGRLKSGGDIGGPQVDDEFLYDVLDVLEEVAQETEKTVPQVAINWLLQRPTVANIVLGARNEEQLKQNLGSIGWNLTQEQVAKLDKVSERMPSYPYWHQRFSRERNPSPLVK
- a CDS encoding tetratricopeptide repeat protein, producing the protein MNLDNLSTSSFTFPAFQEIENRTQDRKLGPYTEISLEIFEKLACQGLCQARLVCKEWKRLVEQTSLWKKLYSASFEVGSQQEEQPGDKLQPIDLSSCKWNKAQIAKFLWQDSTTIISDSIKAKVKAAAAYLKEEGVELKGVASDGDCFFSAFLGSYACLSRKIPLLDDCEDKISYLRQVLADIIKHTDSERAEEIKRKATWVSGLGEGDLLASALSIPIRLVTINEEKLVCGIHDRLIFSKQGLSEENRSQEWKTIPQKERLKEYIFIVDLGGHFAYAQKHLKQDLPLFLDSKSSSTAFLSNSLPINALKSPLETSGSKKLLSDEQIKEAEEAYTQALKRAVEEKDLIQESFCIERLGDIYLRKETSETLLQAAGLYNYALHKAPQERQKVLKDRLSEVQNLLVKQCKGKPFETVVVEKQFENNRKVLKKFREEIEEKIQRLPETPSSQEVRKLYAEIACQIKIFFRQLAIQVFDNLGSAPCDYAMIGFGSLAREEMTPYSDLEFGILIEEDTLGNREYFKCFTILLHLQVINLGETILPALNIPCLKAINFFDGMTPRGFAFDGAGVEGKGCKTPLGNGKTFELIQTPEQMAQYVGKNEKGHWWHEKEPHLPMELLNFTHLLGNLKLTTAYDEKIQEALDMSYQYSLDLRQYLAKQHLIPDDMETFNPGMGDLGRDGMLFQVKKDFYRFPHLALDRLALLKKVEVSDTFSRINKLKKLGILTQIAAEKLKDWMSLALFMRLKIYSHYQAQKEMMNPLLKHFGFEDPDLIKEQFALDRKALKEIKKIYRIFIPFYQAIKEFLVGNEEILRSSDLDDNSINTKGEIALRLFQYLKAEKWYRRAIEVNPQNSHALCILGAIYKEQGYLDKAAEYTNKSLVINLKLFGENHLWVAGDYNNLGQIYKAQGKLDKAAEYGEKALAIDLRLFKEDHSVIARDYNNLGLIYKEQGNLDKAAEYTSKSLAINIELYEARKYPMIAIDYGNLGLIYQAQGNLSKAAEYSKKALAIHLELFGEHHPRVAIDYSNLGLLYKDQGYLKEAAEYVKKALSINLKLHGEKHFNVARDYNNLGQIYAYQSDLEQALEYTNKALAIDLKLFGENHSNIAAYYSNLGSIYQSKGNLENSAAYREKALAINVKLFGENYPKVATNYSNLGIMYQDQGKLEQAEEYLRQALNITYKLFGENHLSLASVYNSLGAIFKSQGNLGKAVKYINKALAIDLKLYGENHYAVARDYNTLGQACHEQGNLDKAAEYSNKALAIDLKLFGENHLTVARDYNNLGQIYQAQGNLNKAADYNHKALLIDLNLFGENHPNVAILYNNLGQIYQAQGNLDKAAEYSNKALAIDLKLFGENHPTEARDYNNLGAIYQAQGNLDRTVEHSNKALAIDLKLFGENHPNVAIRYDNLGQIYQAQGNLDKAAENSNKALAIDLKLFGENHPKVARDYNNLGAIYQAQGNLDKASEYSNKALAIDLKLFGENHPNVARDYNNLGAIYQAQGNLDRTVENSNKALVIARGNLGKAEEYSSKALAIDLKLFGENHPNVARDYNNLGQIYQAQGNLNKAADYNHKALAIDLKLFGENHPNVAICYNNLGQIYQAQGNLDKAAEYSNKALAIDLKLFGENHPNVARDYNNLGAIYQAQGNLDRTVEHSNKALVIARGNLGKAEEYSSKALAIDLKFFGENHPNVAKDYNNLGQIYQEQGDLGKAADYISKAFAISLKLFGDNHPTAVIYYNNLGRVYQKQGKLEKAFEHISKALQLAYRLYGKDHPNVITICNNILTLFLEAYLTGPRKK